In the genome of Methanococcoides burtonii DSM 6242, the window GGATATGCTTGTTGATACTGCTCTTGAGCTTTATGCTCCTCATCCCGGGCTTGAGACCCGTGAGATTGCAGAGGAACGCTTCAGGAGGGAACTGTATATCGCTATCTCCGATGCTAATCTGTGTCTTCTGATATATTCTGGCATATTGCTGGAGCGGGAAGGTGAAAAAGGCAAACTTCCGAATATCAGCAGAAGTTCCTATGAGATGGATTTGACGTTCATCATTGCCGATGAGGTCATTGGAATGAGCATTGCTAAATATATCAGTGGGGATAAGGGTATTTTCGAGTTTGTGAGGTTCGACAAACAAAAACCTGGTATTCTTTCAAAACTGGGGCCTTTCATGGATGATGTCATTGGAGGTCTTATTGGTGGTGTTTCTGCCAACATGTACACAAGGGGCATGGCAGAAGCGGCTGAAAATGAAAGGAAACCAAAGAAGAATCTCAATAACAGTGGGGCGATTGCAGGATGAGCGGCTTTTTACTTGCCCTTAGAACAACCTTTGGTTTCCTTTCCACAATACCTGTGGGTATGTCTATGGAAGGGCTTGATGAACTTGTAAAGCGCAGTTATCTCCAGACCTTTGCAGGCATTGTCCTTGGGTCTATGATAGGCATTTTTGCATATTTGACCGAATCTTTCCTCCCTTCGACCATAAGCGCTGTACTGATAATGGTGTTCATCTATTATATTACAGGATTGAACCACCTTGATGGTCTGGGTGATTTTGGCGATGGCGCGACAGCACATGGTTCTTTGGAAAAGAAGGTCAATGCCCTTAAAGACATGTCTCTTGGTATCGGGGGAGTCAGTTATACGGTTTTGGCATTGATCGCCTTGTATGCATCGATATCTTCCCTGCAGGCAGAGGTCTTGTTCTTCTCGGACAATGCTGCACTCATCATTGCCATTTCTCTCCTTATAGCTGAGATCGGTGCAAAACAGGCTATGCTGACCGTGGCTGCGTTCGGCAAGCCTATCCATGAAGGGCTTGGTTCCATGATAATCAATAACACTACATTTCCAAGATATGCTGTATCCTTTGTACTTGGTGCATTGGTATGTGTGCTGGCATTTGGAACCCTTGGTATCATAGGTTATATCTCTGCAATTGTTACAGCTTTTGTAATATTGAATATCTCCATCCGCCATTTCAAGGGTATAAATGGGGATTGTATAGGTACTTCTAATGAAATTGCAAGGATCATCGTATTGATGGTGCTTACAGTTGCTATCACTGCGGTCAATAATGGTTACGGGGGTCTCTTTTGGACGCCGTTATAATGGCCGGTGGCCAGGGACTTCGGCTCGGTATGGGTGAAAAGCCATGTGTCGAGCTTCTCGGTAAGCCTCTCATAAGTTATGTGATCGATTCGCTTGAGAGGTCCTCTTACATTGAACGTATATTTGTGGCGGTCTCCCCCTCAACCCCTGCTACTGAAGAACTTGTGAATGAAAAATATGGGGACCACATCCAGGCGATCTATACCAATGGTGACAATTACGTGGGTGACATGGTATATGCAGTTGAGAGCTCCAATATTCAGGAACCTGTTATGATAATCATGTCTGATCTGCCAATGGTGACTCCGAAATTGATCGATTCCATCATTGAGGCCTATCGGGATTGTGGTAGTTCTTCGATGTCTGTTTTTGTCCCTATCTCTCTTTGTAAAAAAGTTGGTATCCGGCCGGATACTGTATTTAATTGGAAGGGAAACCTTATTGTGCCTGCAGGCATTAATATTCTCGATGGTAAATTCATTAACGAGGAGCAGGAATATCACAATTACATACTGGATGATCCTGAGGTCGCATTGAACATCAATACGGTGGATGATATGAAGCAATGTGAAGATCTCCTTATGAAAAATTTGTTCTCTAATTGATCAGGGCGGTGTCATATGGCCGAGTATACAACAATTGATAATAATAAATATTCATTAAAAACTCTTAGATTGATAACAGGTAATCTTTCCCTTGATGTGGATACGGGAGAAATCTCTGAGGAACAATTGCTTCTTTGTGAAGCTATAGATGATCCATATATACTTCCTTATTTATTGAATCGTTTTTATTCCCTTGAACTAAATGATGCTGAAGGATTCAGATTATGTCTGATACGTGTGCAGGTGGATTCTGATCTTCGTCTTAATGAGGATATACAGAAACACCAACATCGCGGATATGTTGCGAGGACGATCGAGAAGTTGTTGTTCAGGGACATTTTCCTTGAGGTCCTGCGTGAAGAGGGGGAGGAAGTTGTGGAGGTATAAGTTCCGCTGCTTTTTTAATAGCATAAATCATTTTTTATATCATAACAAGACATATTAACGTTGCAATACAGTTGATTCTAAGATGTTCGATCAATTGGGGTGCATCTTTTCATTGCTGTATTATCTCCAAAATTCTTTTAAAAACATTCAACATAATCTAATATAATTATCAGGTGTAAATATGGCTGATGAAGTAATTCAAGAAAGGGTCAGTACGGGAATTCGTGGGCTAGATGAGATGTTGAAAGGTGGTTTTTTCAAAGGGACTGCTAATGTAGTTTCAGGGAAATCCGGTACAGGTAAAACAATCTTTGGCACTCAGTTCCTGATGGAAGGTGTCAACAAGGGCGAAACTGTGATGTGTATCATCACCTCTGAGGAGTCAAAGTCTCTTGTGCGTGAAATGCAATCTTCTTTCGGATGGGACCTCGATGGTCTTGTAAAGGATGGAAAACTTGTATTTGTAGATATTACAGATCCAAGTCTTCGTCTTCAGAAAAGTGTGGAAATAGCTCCTATGGAACTTATCAAGAGCTTCAAGAAGCTTATTGAAAGCAAGCTCGAGGAGACGAAACCTGATAGGGTCTTTATCGATTCCGTGGAGGCAATATTCCTTGCTATAGAATCAAATTACAAGCTTCGCACATTGATCGATGATGTCTTTGGAGTTTTCAGGAAACGGGAGGTAACTTCCCTTATCACGGTAGGTGTAATGTTCGGTCTTGATGAGATGGTCGAGTATGGCGCTGATTCTGTTATTAAGCTCGGGCGTGAGGTCATTGGGAGTAACTTGCAGCGTACTGTCTATGTCATGAAGCTCAGGGGTTCGGGCACTATCAATGAAGTAAGGGTTCTCAACATTTCCGACAGTGGCATGGCAGTACTTCCACAGTCTCCATACCTCGAGAAATAATATTTTACGGAACAAAAAGGTACCTTTTAAGGTACCTAATTTTAAACTTTTTTTGAGTATTGAGCTGCTTTACAAAAGGTACCAGTCCATATCATTGGTGGACAGGTCTTCGTGAACGCCAACAGTGCGTGCGTCGATGTTCATTTTTTCTGTGATGGAATCTGAAAAGTCCTGAAGGTACTGTTGCTGGCTCAGGCTGCCATAGACGAAACGCTTGTCTGGGTTGGCAAGTTCTTCCATTGTTTCTTTTTTAGGGATAATGGAGACTTCTATATTTGTCATCTCAACAGCTTTTTCCATTGCTGTTCTGAAATCTCCTATGCAGTAGGCAATCCTGTGATTGTAGTTATCACGTGTTTTTTCCAGATATCTTGCAAGCCTCTTGCTTTCTATTTTTATAAAATCCCGTTTTATCTTTGCCACATTGCATTTTCCCATCATGAACTTATAGTCTGTGAATGGATATTCTGTATCGATCTCTCTGGGGGTTATTCCGCAGGTCCCGAAAACGACTACATGTGCCTCTTCCTGATCGAGAATTCCAAAGATGATCCGATCATACATTTTGTGTGACGGACTGGTATGGTATGGTTTTCTCATTGCGCATGGGACAAAGATGCAAAAATCCCTTGTCGGTGGTTGATATTCTGATAATACCCATTCATTGGCACGTATCATGTCCGGGTGATATATCAAGCGTTCAGTATCAAGGGGCTCCTTGGAGCGTTCATCTTCAGGGATTATAGTTTTCAACATGTGATGGATTCTAATAAACTATATATATAATTAACTACGTGATTGTTATGGTTTTGTATAAACTACGCAAAAGTAGCTTCAAAGTTTGAATCTCTCAAGTGGTAAAAAATGACTACATCGATTCGGGAAATGTTAAGGGCCAATTGTCAGTGTGACGATGTGGCAAAGTGTATCTTGGGGCTTAAAACACTTGATATGGAGGCATATAAATTTCTTCTTGCAAATGGTCCAATGACTGCGGAGAACCTTGGCGAGTTCCTTAATCGGGAACGTAGTACAGCGTATCGTTCACTACAGAACCTTATCTCGTGTGGTCTTGTTTATCGTGAGACCAAGACCATCGATATTGGCGGCTATTTTTATGAATACGTGGCTGTCGACCCTATAAAAGTTAAAGAAATGATTCAGGAAAATATCGATAAGTGGTATGAAAAAGTGACAGTTCTGGTCGCAAACATAGATAAGGAACTTCTGGCTGAGTGATCGGGGTAGTTTGAAGCTCATTGTAATAAATCATTGAAAAAGGTGTTGTTGATATAAAAATGGATCAATTTATGATCCCTTGACAAAATTATCGATTCTTTCACTGCTTCCTTGATATATCCCTTGGTGCTGCGTATAGCACATCCGAGGTATCGATTGTATCTCGGAGGTCTTTTTACCTGGGTTTGATGGAACACTCCGCAAATCAGCTAGATCTTCCAATAACGAAGTTTTGTATAATTTTAGCGACTGTTCTCATCATTTATCAAATCGAATTTTCGTTGTCCAAACTCGGCAATCCATTCTTCTTTTAATATTTTAGTCTCATCAGTTGAAGAATTATAAATTGTTATAATATTTCCAGTTTCACAATAATTAATATCCACAACTGTTCCTGAAAAGCTACGACTCATCGTATTAAAATATTTTGATGTAATTACATTTTCACCAATTTTAAATACATGATCGTTTTCGACTTTAAAATTATCAGTCATACTTATCTGATTTTCAAAAGACTGTTCGGTGTTATTTTCAAATGGCATTATGTCCTTTCCTAAAGCATATCCTAAAATAAACATAGAATTCAAAACAACAAGCAACAATAAGATGTTTTTTAATTTCATTTCATCTCCTCAATTTCGTTCAATTTTTCAATTGTTGACCTTTTCCTTGAATTGGGATGAAGTAGCAAATGAATGTTTACTCAGGTTGGTGTAGCTATCTTCCCTGTTGCCAATGCTGACGATCTCAAAAATGGGTTTTGTCATGAAATATAATTGTTGGCTATTTTACTTAATGGTTTCTGAATATTTAAATATTTATATTGTAGATAAATGGTAATGATCACACACCCTTTGTAGAATCCCTCTGTTTCATTCAAAGTGTGAAAAATCTGCCCTATAAACTGATTTATTTTATCCACATATCATGCAACTGGCAAAAGCTATTGTCACGTTGTAATAGTAGATTCATAAAACATTTTATTAAAAAAGAACTCTAATATGGCACAGTTCAGCCAAAAGTGTCGTGTTGTAAATAGGGGTAACTTAAAAAATCAAATAAAACTTAAATCTACAACATGAAGCCTATTGGCTTCATTGCATGCGTAAAAAAGAGCTATCATAATCCATCGACGAAATTGCCTATCCTATCAAGGGCTTCCTTGATGTCTTCTCTTGATGCTGCATATGCACATCTGAGGAAGCCATCTCCTGTGTCTCCGAAGATATTCCCTGGGATTGTCACTACCTTATACTCATTAAGCAGTCTTTCTGCAAATTCATCGGCTGAAAGTCCTGTGCTGCTTATTGCCGGGAATGCATAGAATGCACCTCTTGGGTTGAAGCAATCAAGTCCTATCTTGTTCAGGCCGCCGACAATTAGCTTTCTGCGGCGATTGTACTCTCTGGCCATCTTCTCCACTTCTTCCTCGCCATTGCGAAGGGCTTCAATAGCTCCTATCTGGGCAGTTATCGGGGCGCAAATCATGGTGTACTGGTGGATAAGCATCATTGCATCAATGATCTCTTTCGGTGCAAGGGCGTATGCCATCCTGAATCCTGTCATTGCATATGCTTTTGAAAATCCATTAAGTAGAATGGTACGGTCGCGCATGCCTTCAAGTGAGGAGAAGCAGGTATGGGTCCCTTCGTAGGTAAGCCTTTCATACACTTCATCCGATATCATCAGGATGTTGTGTTCCACAATGACATCTGCGATGGCCTCGAGGTCACTTTTGTCCATTGTAGCGCCGGTGGGGTTATTGGGATAATTTATGATGACCGCTTTTGTCTTGTTGGTTATTGCGGCTCTGATCTCATCTGCTGTTATCTTGAAGTCATTCTCTGGCCTGGCACCAAGGGTCACAGGGACTCCGCCTGCAAAGATGATGGCTGGTACGTAGGCGACATATGAAGGCTGTACGACGATTATCTCGTCTCCGGGGTTGACTATCGCTCTGATCGCAAGGTCGAGTCCTTCGCTGACTCCAGCGGTGACAAGGATCTCAGTCTCAGGTTCATAGTAAACATTATGTCTTCGGGTATAGTGTTTTGAGAGCTCTTCGCGAAGTTCCATAAGTCCATAGTTGGAAGTGTAGGATGTTTCTCCATACTCGATAGAGTGTATGCACGCTTCCCTTATGTGCCATGGTGTCACATAATCCGGTTCTCCCACTCCTAGGGTGATCACGTCTTCGCTATCTGATACTAGGTCAAAGAACTTTCGGATACCTGATGGTGGTACCTTTTGCATTCGGTTTGCTATGAATTGAGAGGGTTTGCATTGTGTTCTCAAGATCGATTCCTCCGATCAAATTAGAAAAAGCAGATCTGCGAGGATCTCTTATGGTGAGACAACGAGCTTTTTCACTTTCTCTGGTTCATCAAGGACCAATCCATCTTCCTTATAGGTCTTCAAAACAAAGTGTGTGGAAGTGCTCTGGACCTGTTCCTGTGTCGCTATCTTCTCCGCTACAAAGAAGGCGACCTGTTTCATGGATTTGCCTCGCACTGTCATTGCGATGTCATGTTCGCCTGAAAGTAACCTTACTGAACGTACTTCAGGGAACTTATAAAGTCTCTCGGCAATTGCCTGATATCCAAGTTTGCGTTCAAGGCTTATCTTAATCTCGATAATAGCATACACATAGTCATCACCTGCCAGGTCCCAATCGATAATGGTCTTGTACTTGCGAATGATCTTTGCTTTCTCAAGGTACTCGATCTTTTGCTTGACCTCATCGGCTGTCATGCCTGTAAGGGTTGCTATTTCTACTGGGCTTGTTCTTGCATCATCTGAAAGGATTTCCAGTATGTTGCGTGTTTGCTCATCCATGCCTTGAACACCTTTGAGTGTATAAAATGAATGATCGGGTAATTTACTCGATCAATATTGCGTTGACAACTCCATCCTGTCCAGGGCGGCTTGTAACACGTGCATTGCCTGCAGCGGTCTGAATTACTGATCCTTTTGTGATGATATTACGCCTGACGTAGTGTGCATTTGCTGCGTTGTCAACAACGGTTTCGATAGCAGATACTATTGTCTTTCCATCAGCTGGATTTGTCACGTTTGCAATATTTTCCTGAAGGAGCCTTACTTTTCTATTTCCGCCATGGGTTGGAACGTTCTTCCTCTTCGTGTCGTTCACGTGGGTTGCTGCAGGTTCACGGCCAAGTTCGAACTTCCTCTTTCCGCGTGCAGATTTAAGCTTTGCTCCTGTGTATTTCCTTCTAGATCTTCCCTGGAATTGCATTATTAGTCCTCGTATTTATTATAGTAAGGTAAATTTTTATTATTATAATATAGGTTAATAGGATTTCCTTTACTAATAGGATTCTATATGAACTTTTCGAGCCATTGGCTTTGTCCATTCAATTGAGTAGTCCATATAGGTGTGATAACAGATAAATAATTCTATCGCATTGTATCCTTTACATGCTCAAAGTTACATTCTTAGGTACGGGTGGTTCCTTGCCGACAACGAACCGCAACCCTTCAGCGATCATGCTCAACAGAGAAGGGGAACTTATTATGTTTGATTGCGGTGAGGGTGCACAACAGCAGATGATGCGCGCAAAGACTGGAATGATGAACTTATCCTCTATATTTATAACTCATTTCCATGCAGACCACATACTCGGAATACCCGGTCTGGTTCAGACAATGTCTTTTCAGGGTCGCACCGAACCATTGACAATATATGGTCCGGAATGGGTGGAAGAATTCGTGAAAATTCTCTCTGCAATAGGTTACTACAAATTGAAGTTTGAAATAAAGGCAGTAAAGCTTAAAAGTGGTACCTCGGTAAAGCGAGATGGTTACTCTGTTATTGCTTTAAAGACCGATCATAACATTCCAAGTATTGGTTTTGCTCTTGTTGAAGATGAGCGCCCTGGAAGATTTGATCGTGATAAGGCCATTGCTCTTGGTGTCCCGGTAGGTCCCCTCTTTTCAAAACTGCACCATGGTGGTTCGGTCGAAGTAGATGGGAATATCATCTCAGCCGAGGATGTCGTAGGTGAACCACGCCCTGGCCGAACTGTTGTTTACTCTGGTGATACGCGTCCGTGCCTTGATGTCCTCGAAGCAAGTGTTGGTGCTGACCTGTTGATACATGACAGCACACTTGCTGACGACATGCTCGATTGGGCAAAAGAGGCCATGCATTCAACAGCAGGTGAAGCTGCTGCTTTGGCTAAGAAAGCAGGTGTCAAAAAGCTTGTATTAACTCACATAAGTTCAAGATATTCAGACGATGCAACTCTGCTTCTGAACGATGCAAAAGCGATATTCGAGGACGTAGTGATCGCCGAGGATCTTTTGGTTATCGAGGTTCCCTTTTGTGATGTTTAACATCTCTGGTCAGGTACCAAACCATTTTAATATGTTGTTCAACAATCTTCTATATGTTGGTTGGTGCGGGCTATGTTAGGTGAAGAACATACGTATGAGTCTCCCACGATTGGGGTTACGGTTGAGGGGGCAAACAGGAAATCGATTCGAAAACACATCATTGATCCTTATCATATCGATGAATTCAATGATATAATTTCAAAGGTAGCATCTCTGAAAGACAGGGATGTCCAGATATCAAAAGGTATCAATAAGATCACTACCAAAGTTTGTAATACTGCGGTAAATCTTGCAAAAGAAGAAGGGGATATTCCTTTGAATCGTATCGATCAGGCTATCGCTTTGAACTTTGCCAGCTCAAAGGACATTGAGCATGATATTAACCGTTTGATATCTGAAAAGATGAATTTTGGGCAGATGTTCCACTATCCTGAAAAATTCCGTTATGATCATACTCGCAAAAAGGACCTGGTTCCTCGTAAAATACCGGAGAACAAGAAACTTGGCATAAACGTCAATTATGCCATTGAAGCATTCTTTACACAGAAATCTTCTCAAAACAAATGGAACCTTATCATAAATCATGAATGGTTTGAGCTTAGCACAGAACAACGTTTTGAAGTGGCACCGGAAATGCTTCCTGGTGGTATGGAATATGGGTCAAATGCAGGCGTTGTGAATATTAATAATTTCGTAACTATTCAGCCACCTTTGCGTGCTAAAATCCCCCCACCTCAATTTATTTCATCTTCTGACATGGATTTTTACGAAAAAAGTAAGTAGTAGCATTCTATTTAAGTTCACACCCAAAAAATCAATTGGTTTTGCCAAACAGGAGGTGAATGAACACGAAACGCAAAGAAATCCTAGCAGTTTATGAACAAGGTCCCGAAGCAGTTGTCACTCTTGTCACTACATTGTACGACATCATTGCTGAACAACAAAGGATCATAGAACTACAAGC includes:
- the cobZ gene encoding alpha-ribazole phosphatase CobZ, producing MKLSDINSQDLKKDQPKELEGDIDHNIIEILEEEGITVDMLVDTALELYAPHPGLETREIAEERFRRELYIAISDANLCLLIYSGILLEREGEKGKLPNISRSSYEMDLTFIIADEVIGMSIAKYISGDKGIFEFVRFDKQKPGILSKLGPFMDDVIGGLIGGVSANMYTRGMAEAAENERKPKKNLNNSGAIAG
- the cobS gene encoding adenosylcobinamide-GDP ribazoletransferase, whose protein sequence is MSGFLLALRTTFGFLSTIPVGMSMEGLDELVKRSYLQTFAGIVLGSMIGIFAYLTESFLPSTISAVLIMVFIYYITGLNHLDGLGDFGDGATAHGSLEKKVNALKDMSLGIGGVSYTVLALIALYASISSLQAEVLFFSDNAALIIAISLLIAEIGAKQAMLTVAAFGKPIHEGLGSMIINNTTFPRYAVSFVLGALVCVLAFGTLGIIGYISAIVTAFVILNISIRHFKGINGDCIGTSNEIARIIVLMVLTVAITAVNNGYGGLFWTPL
- a CDS encoding NTP transferase domain-containing protein, with the translated sequence MDAVIMAGGQGLRLGMGEKPCVELLGKPLISYVIDSLERSSYIERIFVAVSPSTPATEELVNEKYGDHIQAIYTNGDNYVGDMVYAVESSNIQEPVMIIMSDLPMVTPKLIDSIIEAYRDCGSSSMSVFVPISLCKKVGIRPDTVFNWKGNLIVPAGINILDGKFINEEQEYHNYILDDPEVALNINTVDDMKQCEDLLMKNLFSN
- a CDS encoding RAD55 family ATPase; translation: MADEVIQERVSTGIRGLDEMLKGGFFKGTANVVSGKSGTGKTIFGTQFLMEGVNKGETVMCIITSEESKSLVREMQSSFGWDLDGLVKDGKLVFVDITDPSLRLQKSVEIAPMELIKSFKKLIESKLEETKPDRVFIDSVEAIFLAIESNYKLRTLIDDVFGVFRKREVTSLITVGVMFGLDEMVEYGADSVIKLGREVIGSNLQRTVYVMKLRGSGTINEVRVLNISDSGMAVLPQSPYLEK
- a CDS encoding DUF5591 domain-containing protein, translating into MLKTIIPEDERSKEPLDTERLIYHPDMIRANEWVLSEYQPPTRDFCIFVPCAMRKPYHTSPSHKMYDRIIFGILDQEEAHVVVFGTCGITPREIDTEYPFTDYKFMMGKCNVAKIKRDFIKIESKRLARYLEKTRDNYNHRIAYCIGDFRTAMEKAVEMTNIEVSIIPKKETMEELANPDKRFVYGSLSQQQYLQDFSDSITEKMNIDARTVGVHEDLSTNDMDWYLL
- a CDS encoding helix-turn-helix domain-containing protein, with amino-acid sequence MTTSIREMLRANCQCDDVAKCILGLKTLDMEAYKFLLANGPMTAENLGEFLNRERSTAYRSLQNLISCGLVYRETKTIDIGGYFYEYVAVDPIKVKEMIQENIDKWYEKVTVLVANIDKELLAE
- a CDS encoding aminotransferase class I/II-fold pyridoxal phosphate-dependent enzyme, producing MRTQCKPSQFIANRMQKVPPSGIRKFFDLVSDSEDVITLGVGEPDYVTPWHIREACIHSIEYGETSYTSNYGLMELREELSKHYTRRHNVYYEPETEILVTAGVSEGLDLAIRAIVNPGDEIIVVQPSYVAYVPAIIFAGGVPVTLGARPENDFKITADEIRAAITNKTKAVIINYPNNPTGATMDKSDLEAIADVIVEHNILMISDEVYERLTYEGTHTCFSSLEGMRDRTILLNGFSKAYAMTGFRMAYALAPKEIIDAMMLIHQYTMICAPITAQIGAIEALRNGEEEVEKMAREYNRRRKLIVGGLNKIGLDCFNPRGAFYAFPAISSTGLSADEFAERLLNEYKVVTIPGNIFGDTGDGFLRCAYAASREDIKEALDRIGNFVDGL
- a CDS encoding Lrp/AsnC family transcriptional regulator, which produces MDEQTRNILEILSDDARTSPVEIATLTGMTADEVKQKIEYLEKAKIIRKYKTIIDWDLAGDDYVYAIIEIKISLERKLGYQAIAERLYKFPEVRSVRLLSGEHDIAMTVRGKSMKQVAFFVAEKIATQEQVQSTSTHFVLKTYKEDGLVLDEPEKVKKLVVSP
- a CDS encoding 30S ribosomal protein S8e, yielding MQFQGRSRRKYTGAKLKSARGKRKFELGREPAATHVNDTKRKNVPTHGGNRKVRLLQENIANVTNPADGKTIVSAIETVVDNAANAHYVRRNIITKGSVIQTAAGNARVTSRPGQDGVVNAILIE
- the rnz gene encoding ribonuclease Z; amino-acid sequence: MLKVTFLGTGGSLPTTNRNPSAIMLNREGELIMFDCGEGAQQQMMRAKTGMMNLSSIFITHFHADHILGIPGLVQTMSFQGRTEPLTIYGPEWVEEFVKILSAIGYYKLKFEIKAVKLKSGTSVKRDGYSVIALKTDHNIPSIGFALVEDERPGRFDRDKAIALGVPVGPLFSKLHHGGSVEVDGNIISAEDVVGEPRPGRTVVYSGDTRPCLDVLEASVGADLLIHDSTLADDMLDWAKEAMHSTAGEAAALAKKAGVKKLVLTHISSRYSDDATLLLNDAKAIFEDVVIAEDLLVIEVPFCDV